In a single window of the Sediminicoccus sp. KRV36 genome:
- a CDS encoding CarD family transcriptional regulator — translation MAKPAAKAAAKPVPAKAKATPKAAAKPSPVKAKPAAKAAPPPPAKGKSSAARPAPAQAKPAPVTAKAAPKSSPPTSKAPSKKATPPPVTKSKAVEAKSDAKSDGKSFGKPESKPAAEKVTTPAATPTEKPAAAVKPPAAPAPAAVPEAVAAGPRPSIVVAAPPNMPIRNTGNPMSPRPPMGRPNMPPSFAVRSPGRPGFAEGQAVPPRPPGPKVEFKAGDHVVYPTHGVGTVQGIEVIEVAGTDHHMIVVTFDENRMTLRVPVNKVPTAGLRKLFTQKEFEAAIDTLKGRARIKRTMWSRRAQEYEAKINSGDPIQIAEVVRDLQRNAGQPDQSFSERQIYEQALERLAAEYAAIEKIDKLAASDQLVVFAKST, via the coding sequence GTGGCGAAGCCCGCCGCGAAAGCCGCGGCCAAGCCTGTGCCCGCCAAGGCAAAGGCCACCCCGAAGGCGGCGGCGAAGCCCAGCCCGGTCAAGGCCAAGCCAGCCGCCAAAGCGGCGCCGCCCCCGCCCGCCAAGGGGAAATCCAGCGCCGCGAGGCCGGCACCCGCCCAGGCGAAGCCGGCGCCGGTCACGGCCAAGGCCGCGCCCAAGTCCAGCCCGCCCACCAGCAAAGCACCCAGCAAGAAGGCAACCCCTCCTCCAGTGACGAAAAGCAAGGCCGTTGAGGCCAAGTCCGATGCAAAATCCGATGGTAAGTCGTTTGGTAAGCCCGAGAGCAAGCCTGCCGCCGAAAAGGTGACCACGCCTGCCGCCACGCCAACCGAGAAGCCGGCCGCCGCCGTGAAGCCGCCGGCCGCACCGGCCCCCGCCGCGGTGCCTGAGGCCGTGGCGGCTGGTCCGCGCCCATCCATCGTTGTCGCGGCGCCGCCGAACATGCCGATCCGCAACACCGGTAACCCGATGTCACCCCGCCCGCCGATGGGGCGCCCGAACATGCCGCCCTCCTTTGCCGTGCGCAGCCCGGGGCGTCCCGGCTTCGCCGAGGGCCAGGCCGTGCCGCCGCGCCCGCCCGGCCCCAAGGTCGAGTTCAAGGCCGGTGACCATGTGGTCTATCCGACGCATGGCGTGGGCACGGTCCAGGGCATCGAGGTGATCGAGGTCGCCGGGACGGACCACCACATGATCGTCGTCACCTTCGACGAGAACCGCATGACACTGCGGGTCCCGGTCAACAAGGTGCCCACGGCCGGCTTGCGCAAGCTGTTCACCCAGAAGGAATTCGAGGCGGCGATCGATACGCTGAAGGGCCGCGCGCGCATCAAGCGCACCATGTGGTCCCGCCGCGCCCAGGAATATGAGGCGAAGATCAACAGCGGCGATCCCATCCAGATCGCCGAGGTGGTGCGCGACCTGCAGCGCAATGCCGGCCAGCCCGACCAGTCCTTCAGCGAGCGCCAGATCTACGAGCAGGCGCTCGAGCGCCTGGCCGCCGAATATGCGGCGATCGAGAAGATCGACAAGCTCGCCGCGAGCGACCAGCTCGTCGTCTTTGCCAAGTCCACATGA
- a CDS encoding SufE family protein, with product MTLAATSSIEAVVTDLEEGFSLFDDWEDRYRYLMEMGRELPVLTPEEMVEANRVSGCQSRVWLVPRLEAGRLHFRAGSDAAFVQGLLALLMRVLNGRSAREILDTDASFLTRLGLGEHLSLSRRNGVAAVLARIQAAARAAA from the coding sequence ATGACGCTGGCGGCGACGTCCAGCATCGAGGCGGTCGTCACCGATCTCGAGGAGGGATTCTCCCTCTTTGATGATTGGGAGGATCGCTATCGCTATCTGATGGAGATGGGCCGGGAATTGCCGGTCCTGACGCCTGAGGAGATGGTCGAGGCCAACCGCGTCTCGGGCTGCCAGTCGCGCGTCTGGCTGGTGCCGCGCCTGGAGGCGGGGCGCCTGCATTTCCGCGCCGGCAGCGATGCCGCCTTCGTCCAGGGGCTGCTGGCGCTGCTGATGCGCGTGCTGAACGGGCGCAGCGCGCGGGAAATCCTGGACACGGATGCGAGCTTCCTGACGCGGCTGGGCCTGGGCGAGCATCTCAGCCTTTCGCGCCGCAATGGCGTGGCGGCGGTGCTGGCACGCATCCAGGCGGCGGCCCGGGCGGCGGCCTGA
- a CDS encoding class I SAM-dependent methyltransferase, translating to MSDWSRGYVADSTYQIAFQTAQNPAHLALVCAVAGVDWQPRAQMRIADLGCGRGYAVNALAAANPDWTVLGLDHNPVHVDEAMQCAARAGLGNALFLEADLASLTEAELERIAPLDVVMLHGVWSWVSDAVRAGVVRFLRHCLKPGGIAYLGYNVTPGARADAGLQRLLRHLAGPVGLGPGQAEAAAAQAMARLREMAPHLPLRPTAMLARLLADPPRLAPGFVAHEFLTEHWRPVFQEDLCAALAPAKLQFVGSCNLFEAIPSVFCDAAELTALQTLPEGEPREFLKDLYLPRGFRADVFIRGARRVNPAQTLPALMLAACRQLPEESPVQRMGRAEVAMAQPAWQALRAALGEGAMPLGELRRCIGQAAPQPGEILAMLTGGDWAMPVLRAPARQAAATRFNLTAAALHGHEETSHLAFASPVAAGGLPASGWELRLAAALIGGADRDDPLGAARLLHPLANAAEQASLAQRIAASWAERIPIWEAFGVI from the coding sequence ATGTCCGATTGGTCACGCGGCTATGTGGCCGACAGCACCTATCAGATCGCCTTCCAGACGGCCCAGAACCCGGCCCATCTGGCGTTGGTCTGCGCCGTGGCCGGGGTGGATTGGCAGCCGCGCGCGCAGATGCGCATCGCCGATCTCGGCTGCGGACGGGGCTATGCGGTCAATGCGCTGGCCGCCGCCAATCCGGACTGGACGGTGCTCGGCCTCGACCACAACCCGGTCCATGTGGATGAGGCGATGCAATGCGCGGCGCGCGCCGGGCTGGGCAATGCGCTGTTCCTCGAAGCCGACCTGGCGAGCCTGACCGAGGCGGAGCTGGAGCGCATCGCGCCGCTGGATGTGGTGATGCTGCATGGCGTCTGGTCCTGGGTCTCGGATGCCGTGCGCGCGGGGGTGGTGCGTTTCCTGCGGCATTGCCTGAAGCCCGGCGGCATCGCCTATCTCGGCTACAACGTGACCCCCGGGGCGCGTGCCGATGCCGGCCTGCAACGGCTGCTGCGGCATCTTGCCGGCCCGGTCGGCCTGGGGCCAGGCCAGGCGGAGGCCGCCGCCGCGCAGGCCATGGCCCGGCTGCGCGAGATGGCGCCCCACCTGCCGCTGCGGCCAACCGCGATGCTGGCGCGGCTGCTGGCCGATCCGCCCCGGCTGGCGCCCGGCTTCGTCGCGCATGAATTCCTGACCGAGCATTGGCGGCCGGTCTTCCAGGAGGACCTCTGCGCGGCACTCGCCCCGGCCAAGCTGCAATTCGTCGGCAGTTGCAACCTGTTCGAGGCGATCCCCAGCGTGTTCTGCGACGCGGCGGAGCTCACCGCCCTGCAAACCCTGCCGGAGGGCGAGCCCCGCGAATTCCTGAAGGATCTCTATCTGCCGCGCGGCTTCCGGGCGGATGTCTTCATTCGCGGCGCGCGGCGGGTGAATCCCGCGCAGACGCTGCCCGCCCTGATGCTGGCCGCCTGCCGCCAGCTGCCCGAGGAAAGCCCCGTCCAGCGCATGGGCCGCGCGGAGGTGGCCATGGCGCAACCCGCCTGGCAGGCGCTGCGCGCCGCCCTGGGCGAGGGGGCGATGCCCCTGGGCGAATTGCGCCGGTGCATCGGCCAGGCAGCCCCCCAGCCGGGCGAGATCCTGGCCATGCTGACCGGCGGAGACTGGGCCATGCCGGTGCTGCGCGCACCGGCCCGGCAGGCGGCGGCAACGCGCTTCAACCTGACCGCAGCCGCCCTGCATGGGCATGAGGAGACGAGCCACCTCGCCTTCGCATCCCCCGTGGCAGCGGGCGGCCTGCCGGCGAGCGGGTGGGAGTTGCGCCTCGCGGCGGCGCTGATCGGCGGCGCGGACCGGGATGATCCGCTGGGCGCCGCGCGGCTGCTCCACCCGCTGGCCAATGCGGCCGAGCAGGCCAGCCTCGCGCAGCGCATCGCGGCCAGCTGGGCCGAGCGGATCCCCATCTGGGAGGCGTTCGGGGTGATCTGA
- a CDS encoding class I SAM-dependent methyltransferase, whose translation MTTTSWAHGYVADSPYTFSYQAAQSPGNLALICAMMGVAWEPRARMVVADIGCGRGYTVNTLAAANPGWTVLGLDYNPAHIAEAIAVSEGAGLENTVFVEADLAEMTDAEMDRLPEMDVVSLHGVWTWVSDAVRQGIVRLLARRLKPGGLCYMGYNAMPAFGADMALQRLIRHLAAQQVSGNSPMRVQAAIETVKQLHATRPANLPATPMLKRIAEDDTPLDASYLAHEFLTAHWRPVFFEDLCADLAPAKLDYVGSASLHENVPDLLFPPEQRAIYEALPAGPAREFMKDLCIGRIFRRDVFVRGLRRTDPLAALDRIVLGAMRVLGEETPKLQVPVGQAEIGADLWEPIAAALNEGPQSLGRLRSLPVGRSPNPAELVTVLSGTGLVLPALRDSGPTEPTRRFNRYIAETYAQEGRAGGQFAMASPVLASGLPCLWLELAIAVQPEIGGNELPSPELLARRVLPDLEGEAMATAIRMVTTVLSDRLDIWRRFGII comes from the coding sequence ATGACCACGACCAGCTGGGCGCATGGCTACGTCGCCGACAGCCCCTACACTTTCTCCTACCAGGCGGCGCAATCGCCGGGCAATCTCGCGCTGATCTGCGCCATGATGGGCGTCGCCTGGGAGCCGCGGGCGCGCATGGTGGTGGCCGATATCGGCTGCGGGCGCGGCTATACGGTCAACACGCTGGCCGCCGCCAACCCCGGCTGGACGGTCCTCGGCCTCGACTACAACCCCGCCCATATCGCCGAGGCCATCGCCGTCTCCGAAGGGGCGGGCCTCGAGAACACCGTCTTCGTCGAGGCCGACCTGGCCGAGATGACCGATGCCGAGATGGACCGCCTGCCGGAGATGGATGTGGTCAGCCTGCATGGCGTCTGGACCTGGGTGTCCGATGCGGTGCGCCAGGGCATCGTGCGGCTGCTGGCGCGGCGGCTCAAACCGGGCGGCTTGTGCTACATGGGCTATAACGCGATGCCCGCCTTCGGTGCGGATATGGCGCTGCAGCGGCTGATCCGGCACCTCGCCGCGCAGCAGGTCAGCGGCAATTCGCCCATGCGCGTGCAGGCGGCGATCGAGACGGTGAAGCAGCTGCACGCCACCCGCCCGGCGAATCTGCCGGCAACCCCCATGCTCAAGCGCATCGCCGAGGATGATACCCCGCTCGATGCCTCCTATCTCGCGCATGAATTCCTGACGGCGCATTGGCGGCCGGTCTTCTTCGAGGATCTCTGCGCCGACCTGGCGCCGGCCAAGCTGGACTACGTCGGCAGCGCCAGCCTGCATGAGAACGTGCCGGACCTGCTGTTCCCACCCGAGCAGCGCGCGATCTACGAGGCCTTGCCCGCCGGCCCGGCCCGGGAATTCATGAAGGACCTGTGCATCGGCCGCATCTTCCGGCGGGATGTCTTCGTGCGTGGCCTGCGGCGCACCGATCCCCTGGCGGCACTCGACCGCATCGTTCTCGGCGCCATGCGCGTCCTGGGGGAGGAGACGCCGAAGCTCCAGGTGCCCGTCGGCCAGGCGGAGATCGGCGCCGATCTGTGGGAGCCCATCGCCGCCGCGCTGAATGAAGGGCCGCAGAGCCTGGGGCGCCTGCGCTCCCTGCCCGTCGGCCGTTCGCCCAACCCGGCGGAGCTGGTGACGGTACTGAGCGGGACGGGCCTCGTCCTGCCCGCGCTGCGCGATTCGGGACCGACCGAGCCAACCCGGCGCTTCAACCGCTACATCGCGGAGACCTATGCGCAGGAAGGCCGCGCCGGCGGGCAGTTCGCCATGGCTTCACCTGTGCTGGCCAGCGGCCTGCCCTGCCTCTGGCTCGAACTGGCCATCGCGGTGCAGCCCGAGATCGGCGGCAACGAGTTGCCATCACCCGAGTTGCTCGCCCGGCGCGTCCTGCCCGACCTCGAGGGCGAGGCGATGGCGACGGCGATCCGGATGGTGACGACCGTGCTCAGTGACCGGCTGGACATCTGGCGGCGCTTCGGGATCATCTGA
- the tssG gene encoding type VI secretion system baseplate subunit TssG — MTAEDDPEATMVVRPRAAAPAVQAPPPAPPAAASPIARLGQEPERFDLDQAVFVIARGRDPVELPYASVARFGLPLAEVTAADPQTAQITTPLFGLIGPGGTLPRHFTATAGAELRRRSRALQAFLDMLARRFTGMWVRAGAKYRPTRDPRPAETALDSLIGMGTPGLTGRLAVPAPSLRYHAGHLAARTRSAERLRAMLAEEAGSAVEIVEFAGGWLRLPASEQSRMGVVHGRLGVDAAIGAQVWDPQARFIIRLGPLGPERFASLLPGQPLFDRICGLTRLFVGPEQDFVLNPILAAGAVPATKLGPGGGRLGLTSWMAQPGPRRQPAGDAYLRPPPL, encoded by the coding sequence GTGACGGCCGAGGATGACCCCGAGGCCACCATGGTGGTGCGGCCGCGTGCCGCCGCACCAGCCGTCCAAGCCCCGCCGCCTGCGCCCCCCGCCGCCGCCAGCCCCATCGCCCGGCTCGGCCAGGAGCCGGAGCGCTTCGACCTGGACCAGGCGGTGTTCGTCATCGCCCGCGGGCGCGATCCGGTCGAGCTGCCCTATGCCAGCGTCGCCCGCTTCGGCCTGCCCCTCGCCGAGGTGACGGCGGCTGATCCGCAGACCGCGCAGATCACCACGCCGCTCTTTGGCCTGATCGGCCCCGGCGGCACGCTGCCCCGCCATTTCACCGCCACGGCGGGCGCCGAGCTGCGGCGGCGCAGCCGCGCCCTCCAGGCCTTTCTCGACATGCTGGCGCGGCGCTTCACCGGCATGTGGGTGCGCGCCGGGGCGAAGTATCGCCCGACGCGGGACCCCAGGCCGGCCGAAACGGCGCTGGACTCGCTGATCGGCATGGGCACGCCCGGCCTCACCGGGCGGCTTGCCGTGCCGGCCCCCAGCCTGCGCTATCATGCCGGGCACCTCGCCGCCCGCACCCGCAGCGCGGAGCGCCTGCGCGCCATGCTGGCCGAGGAAGCGGGTTCGGCCGTGGAGATCGTGGAATTCGCCGGCGGCTGGCTCAGGCTGCCGGCCTCCGAGCAATCGCGCATGGGGGTGGTGCATGGGCGGCTGGGCGTGGATGCGGCGATCGGCGCGCAGGTCTGGGACCCACAGGCCCGCTTCATCATTCGGCTGGGGCCGCTCGGCCCGGAGCGCTTCGCCTCGCTGCTACCGGGCCAGCCGCTGTTTGACCGGATTTGCGGGCTGACGCGGCTCTTCGTCGGGCCGGAGCAGGATTTCGTGCTGAACCCGATCCTCGCCGCCGGGGCCGTGCCGGCGACCAAGCTCGGGCCGGGCGGCGGCCGCCTGGGCCTGACCAGCTGGATGGCGCAGCCCGGGCCACGGCGCCAGCCGGCGGGGGACGCCTATCTCCGCCCGCCGCCACTGTGA
- the tssF gene encoding type VI secretion system baseplate subunit TssF: MSESLLPFYNRELAALRRLAGEFAEAYPKVAGRLRITSDGTVDDPHVDRLLEGVAFLGGRVQQRLEDELPEITDALLELLSPHLLAPVPSMTTLRLSPKPEARGPAVAPRGTPLETEAVRGEALRYVTCHAVTLWPITIEAVRLMGLPLAAPANPRAPGAAACLRITLRTLVPDLSFAETGLDTLRLHLRGSPQVSAGLHELLATSCVGIALADGPGDPSPTLLGPERIRPVGFERDEAALPWPQRAFDGHRLLTEYFAHPEKFLYLELSGLEARSLLQQSDRMEVFIYLGRPAPELERSVAADTLALHCTPAVNLFPQRCEPITMDGTQSDWLVIPDARRPAALEIHHVESVRESRPDGARRAVLPFQRLARDGGPEADAAPMQWLALRGPAASPLTGTETRLMLRDAAFDPDAPADGVLTINATCLNRDLPEQLPFGGGQPRLVIADPASPAASAECLSAPTATLRPRLGERGAWRLVSHLALNHLGVMGGEDAAVALREMLRLHDLRDTPESRAAIAGLVAVRSGPGVARIPGQRPGVFVRGLDVSLTFEPQAWSGGGLYLLGAVLERFLALQVSVNGFVRTRAMLRGRSAPVATWAPRSGTRVLL; the protein is encoded by the coding sequence ATGAGCGAAAGCCTCCTCCCCTTCTACAACCGCGAATTGGCGGCGCTGCGGCGCCTCGCCGGGGAATTCGCCGAGGCCTATCCCAAGGTCGCCGGCCGGTTGCGCATCACCTCCGACGGCACGGTGGATGATCCGCATGTGGACCGCCTGCTGGAAGGCGTCGCCTTCCTCGGCGGCCGGGTGCAGCAGCGCCTGGAAGACGAACTGCCCGAGATCACCGATGCTCTGCTGGAGCTGCTCAGCCCGCATCTGCTGGCCCCGGTGCCCAGCATGACCACGCTGCGCCTCTCGCCCAAGCCCGAGGCGCGCGGCCCCGCCGTGGCCCCGCGGGGCACCCCGCTGGAGACCGAGGCGGTGCGGGGTGAGGCGCTGCGCTACGTCACCTGCCATGCCGTCACCCTCTGGCCCATCACCATCGAGGCGGTGCGCCTCATGGGCCTGCCGCTGGCTGCCCCCGCCAATCCGCGCGCGCCAGGGGCCGCGGCCTGCCTGCGCATCACGCTGCGCACCCTGGTGCCCGATCTCAGCTTTGCCGAAACCGGGCTGGATACGCTGCGCCTGCATCTGCGCGGCAGCCCCCAGGTCTCGGCCGGGCTGCATGAATTGCTCGCGACCTCCTGCGTCGGCATCGCCCTGGCCGATGGGCCGGGCGATCCGTCGCCCACGCTGCTCGGCCCCGAGCGCATCCGGCCCGTGGGCTTCGAGCGTGACGAGGCGGCACTGCCCTGGCCGCAGCGGGCCTTTGACGGCCACCGCCTGCTCACCGAATACTTCGCCCATCCGGAGAAGTTTCTCTATCTGGAGCTGAGCGGCCTGGAAGCGCGCAGCCTGCTCCAGCAAAGCGACCGGATGGAGGTGTTCATCTATCTCGGCCGCCCCGCGCCCGAGCTGGAGCGCAGCGTCGCGGCCGATACGCTGGCCCTGCACTGCACGCCGGCCGTGAACCTGTTCCCGCAGCGCTGCGAGCCGATCACCATGGATGGCACGCAATCGGACTGGCTGGTCATCCCCGATGCCAGGCGCCCCGCGGCGCTCGAAATCCACCATGTCGAGAGCGTGCGGGAAAGCCGCCCGGATGGCGCCCGCCGCGCTGTCCTGCCCTTCCAGCGCCTGGCGCGGGATGGCGGGCCGGAGGCGGATGCCGCCCCCATGCAATGGCTGGCCCTGCGCGGCCCCGCCGCCTCGCCACTGACCGGCACCGAAACACGGCTGATGCTGCGCGACGCCGCCTTCGACCCCGATGCCCCGGCCGATGGCGTGCTGACCATCAACGCCACCTGCCTCAACCGGGACCTGCCGGAGCAATTGCCCTTCGGCGGCGGCCAGCCACGCCTCGTGATCGCCGATCCGGCCTCACCCGCCGCCAGCGCGGAATGCCTCTCGGCCCCCACCGCCACGCTGCGCCCGCGCCTGGGTGAGCGCGGGGCCTGGCGCCTCGTTTCCCACCTCGCGCTCAATCACCTGGGCGTCATGGGCGGGGAGGATGCGGCCGTGGCCCTGCGCGAGATGCTGCGCCTGCATGACCTGCGCGATACGCCGGAAAGCCGGGCCGCCATCGCCGGGCTGGTCGCCGTGCGCTCCGGCCCCGGCGTCGCGCGAATTCCGGGCCAGCGGCCGGGCGTCTTCGTGCGCGGCCTGGATGTGAGCCTGACCTTCGAGCCGCAGGCCTGGAGCGGTGGCGGCTTGTATCTGCTCGGCGCGGTGCTGGAGCGCTTCCTGGCCTTGCAGGTCTCGGTCAATGGCTTCGTGCGGACGCGTGCCATGCTGCGCGGCCGCTCCGCGCCCGTGGCCACCTGGGCACCGCGCAGCGGGACGCGCGTGCTGCTGTGA
- the tssE gene encoding type VI secretion system baseplate subunit TssE, translating to MSASGERNQQGPARAQQRVRLPLLDRLLDADPGAARDAPVSPAMALETLRAAVRRDLEALLNARRRRWPLPATTPELAESALGYGIPDATSGAYAMPERREELAREVERMIRRFEPRLLSVRVVLRETGNELDRTLRLKVDAILRTDPIPEPISFETVIEAVSHEVRVSERGG from the coding sequence ATGAGCGCGAGCGGCGAACGCAACCAGCAAGGGCCGGCCCGCGCGCAGCAACGCGTGCGCCTGCCTCTGCTCGACCGTCTGCTCGATGCTGATCCGGGTGCCGCGCGGGATGCGCCCGTCTCCCCCGCCATGGCGCTGGAGACGCTGCGCGCCGCCGTGCGGCGGGATCTGGAGGCGCTGCTCAATGCCCGCCGCCGCCGCTGGCCCCTGCCCGCCACCACGCCCGAGCTGGCGGAATCGGCCCTGGGCTACGGCATTCCGGATGCCACCTCCGGCGCCTACGCCATGCCCGAGCGGCGCGAGGAACTGGCCCGCGAGGTGGAGCGCATGATCCGCCGCTTCGAGCCGCGGCTGCTCTCCGTGCGGGTCGTGCTGCGCGAAACCGGCAATGAGCTGGACCGCACCCTGCGCCTGAAGGTGGACGCCATCCTGCGCACCGACCCGATCCCCGAGCCGATCAGCTTCGAGACGGTGATCGAGGCGGTGTCGCATGAAGTCCGCGTCTCGGAGCGCGGCGGATGA